The DNA region CATAACGATACAGCATGTACTAGTACGTGTATTTATTTGATAGTTCAAGGAGAACTTTCATTACTTAACATTGTGAATTTGTTTTATAGTTCAACAGCTTCGAGCAGCTGTGTATCAACTACACCAACGAGAGACTCCAGCAGTTCTTCAACCACCACATGTTTGTCCTCGAGCAGGAAGAATACAAGAAAGAAGGTATTCAGTGGGAGTTCATCGACTTCGGTATGGACTTGGCTGCCTGTATTGAGCTTATTGAAAAGGTATTGTATTCAGGTCCGTCATCTCCAAATTTTACGTGCTCTAAGATGAGGTCATACATAAACTAATATGTTGTTTACAATCTTTCAGCCCATGGGTATCTTGTCCATCCTTGAAGAGGAATGCATGTTCCCCAAGGCTGACGACAAGTCTTTCAAGGACAAACTGTACTCCAACCACATGGGCAAATCACCCAACTTTGGCAAACCAGGAAAGTCTCCCAGGCCCGGAATCCCAGCCCCTGACTTCTCTCTGGGTCATTACGCTGGCTCTGTGGGATACAACATCTCCAACTGGCTGGAGAAGAACAAGGATCCAATCAACGAGAACGTTGTGACTCTTCTGTCTGCTTCCAAGGAACACCTTGTAAAGGAACTCTTCCAGGCACCCCCCGTAGAAGAGGGTGGCGGCggtaagaagaagaagaagtctTCTGCTTTCCAGACCATCTCTGCTGTTCACAGGGTAAGACCTATTCcccttaaaaaagaaatataaaaaacataacaaaaaacaaaagacaTTATACAGATCTTAAAGTTATGTGTAttttatgtattgatattatcaGCCGTAAccttttatattgttttgttttaggaATCCTTGAACAAACTGATGAAGAACTTGTACAGCACTCACCCTCATTTTGTGCGTTGTATCATTCCCAACGAAATGAAACAGTCCGGCATGATCGATGCCGCCCTGGTCCTGAACCAGCTCCAATGTAACGGTGTACTTGAGGGTATCAGAATTTGTCGTAAAGGATTCCCCAGCAGAGTCATCTACTCTGAATTCAAACAGAGGTAATAAAAATAAGATCAAACATTAatatattcaatcattataCAATAAATGAATCTATTTTTACAGTAAGCTGAGAATAggtaaattaaaacattttttttgcttCATTTAAGATATTCCATCTTGGCTCCCAATGCTGTTCCACAAGGCTTCGTTGATGGCAAGGCCGTCTCTGAAAAGGTTCTGCTTGCTCTGCAACTCGACCCCGCAGAGTACCGTCTTGGTAACACCAAGGTCTTCTTCAAAGCCGGTGTACTCGGTATGCTTGAGGAAATGCGTGACGAACGCTTGTCCGCCATTATTTCTGGATTCCAGGCTCACATCAGAGGTTATCTGATGCGCAAACAGTACAAGAAGCTGCAGGACCAGAGGTTAACTATTTATTAGGAAATtctaataattatatcattaagtTATATTCGTATATTTTATTTCTGCAGTGAAGTATGTTTAAACTTAAGACAAAATGTTGGGTTTCCTTTTTCAGAACTGCTCTTGCCATGATCCAGAGAAACATCCGTAAATGGCTCGTTTTGAGAAACTGGCAGTGGTGGAAACTGTACGCCAAGGTCAAGCCAATGTTGAACGTTGCCCGTGCTGAGGAAGAGATGAAGAAgaaattggaagaaatgcacaAGATGGAAGAGGAACTTAAGAAAACCTCTGAAATCAAGAAGAAGCTCGAGGAACAGAACGTTGATTTGATGGAACAGAAGAACAGAATCTACATTGAACTCCAAGCCGAGCAGGACAGAATCGCTGAATTTGAGGAGCGACTTGAGAAATTCATTACAGACAAAGCTGAGATGGAGAGCCAGCTTAAGGAATACGAGGATCGTCTCCTTGATGAGGAAGACGCTGCCGCCGAGCTTGAGGGCATCAAAAAGAAGATGGAGGCTGAAAATGATGAGTTGAAGAAAGACATTGAGGATCTGGAGACCACCCTTGCCAAGGCTGAGCAAGAGAAACAAACCAAAGACAACCAGATTAAGACCCTCACCGATGAGATGCAGCAACAGGATGAACAGATTGCTAAGCTCAACAAAGACAAGAAGGCTATGGATGAGGCTCACAAGAAGACCCTCGCCGACCTGCAGGCCGAGGAAGACAAGTGCAATCACCTCAACAAACTCAAGCAGAAACTTGAACAGACTCTTGATGAGATGGAAGACAACTTGGAGCGCGAGAAGAAGATCCGTGGAGATGTTGAGAAGGCCAAGCGCAAGCTTGAGCAGGACCTTAAATCCACACAGGGTGCTGTTGAAGATCTTGAGCGTGTCAAGAGAGAGCTTGAGGAGGCAGGAAAGAAGtacggtttttttttacatttatgataaataaagtGTATCTGTAGTAATGTTTCCTATTATTTATTGAATGAACTTAATAATCACTTTTTTCAAACCTTTCATTTCAAGTGCTTTCTTCATGCTCATTTGTTTCTATTATAGGAAGGACAACGAGATCAACAGCCTCAACTCTCGCATTGAGGATGAACAGGGCATCAACGCCGGTCTCCAGCGCAAGATCAAGGAGTTGAACGCCAGAATCGAGGAACTTGAAGAGGAACTCGAGGCTGAGCGTGCCGCCAGAGCCAAGGCCGAGAAACAGAGAATTGAGCTCGGACGTGAGCTGGACGAGTTGAGCGAGCGTCTGGATGAGGCTGGTGGTGCAACAGCAGCTCAGGTCAGTAGAAACATCAGACGTCTCGAAACATGGAGTTCGGTCTGCTAAAGGCACGCGTTTGTATTTTACACCATAACTTCTTCTCTTCCAGATCGACCTCAACAAAAAGAGAGAACAGGAATTGTTGAAACTGCGTCGCGACCTGGAGGAGCAGACTTTGGCTGGCGAGGCACAGGTCGCTGCTCTCCGCAAGAAGCAGCAGGATATGTCCAACGAGATGGCTGACCAAATCGACCAGCTCAACAAAGCCAAGGCTAAGTATGGAAACATATCAGTATTTCAGTTATCTGCGTTATCGATAATAACTTAACAATATTATTTCAagtaattattaaataatatcgGGTAAAAGATAAAGGAAATATACTTGTATAATTGTGTGCAATGGAACTAAATGAACAACCTATTACAGACTGGAGAAGGATAAGAAAGATTTGAAACGTGAGCTTGATGACATGCAAAGTCAGCTCCAACATGTCATTAAGCAGAAGGTAATAGCAGAATGACTATTTCATAGTCTAGTCATTCTTCAAGCCGTCTGCTCCCTCACTTTAACACTGGGACTCGGTGCCCGAGCATGGGAACACCTcactcttttatttaaaaaaaaaaccacagaaCAAAAACACAACCATTCGCCACCAATATCACGACCCCCTCTCTACCTAACAAACTCTAGCCATCATAAAAACATTTGTACACCCCCACTTATTTCCTTACCTTCTTTCTCTTTCCGTCTAGAGCTCTAAAAGACGCCGCACAAATGAAGGTAGAGCTTGACGACCTTCATGCACAGATTTCTATtgtcaacaaaaataaggtACACAGAATGAactctttttattattttctgctgttttaaattttcttttcattattttatcatttttgtcatttttgcaATGATAAATAACTGCACATTTTTCTTCCTTATCACTAATCTTCTGTTAAATCTTCAtaagaataacaataattttaatttatgtgTTAACGGTTCATGGtattctatttttgaaaaaaaagtcataaaatATTCAACGATAGTTTTCGGTTCAATTTTGTACGAAAGTTTGTCATCTTATAAATGAAAGATTGCCCAAATTTGCAGCAATCTGCCGAGAAGGTATCCAAACAGCTTGAAAGCCAACTTTCCGAGGCCAACTCAAGAATTGATGAAGCCAACAGAATCATCGCTGACCTCAATTCAGGCAAATCCAGGCTTCAAAGCGAGGCTGCCGATCTTACTCGCCAGTTGGAAGAGGCCGAGAGCCGTGTTGGTCAACTGACCAAGGAGAAATCTTCTCTTGCTTCTCAGCTGGATGAGGCTAAACGCTCAATTGAAGAGGAATCAAGAGTATGTTACATATTATTAAtgattcaaattctttttttttccgggtaatttttttatttacagtgtTATACAGACATACTCTAAATGTTGATTTTTCGTCTTTAAATAGATCCGCCAGAAAATGCAGTCCGAAGTCCGAAATCTCACCGCCGACTTGGACTCTCTCCGCGAACAGTTCGAGGAAGAGCAAGAGTCCAAGGCTGAAGTCCAACGCCAGCTCAGCAAAGCCCACAACGAGGTTCAGATGTGGCGCTCCAAGTGCGAGAGCGGTGGTGGTGCCAGCGCCGAGGCTGTTGAGGAGTTGAGGTATGCCGACTCAACAAAACCTAAAACACCATACAATATAAATCAACGATACAAGTTTGAACAACAAGTAAAATGATTTATCtcttatttttatcatagaCGCCGTATGCAGGCTAAACTGAATGAGGCCGAGCAGAATCTTGAGGCTGCTAATGCCAAGATCAGTCAACTCGAGAAGGTCAAACTCCGCATGGGACAGGAGATGGAAGACCTGGTTATTGAAGTTGAAAGAGtacgttttacttttaaaattaaaatcttgaaCTGATCTTTAAAGCGTTTATTttgcaaaacatttaatcatttGTTCGATTTACGTTTAGGCCAACTCCAATGCAAACAACTTGGAGAAGAAACAGAGAGCTTACGACAAGACCGTCCAGGAATGGCAGAGCAAGGTGAAGAGTCTGGAAATTGAGATTGACAACGCCCACAAAGAAACCCGCAGCTTCTCTGCTGAAACCTTCAGACTGAAGGCTCAGTTCGAGGAATCCGTCGACACCATTGAGTCCCTCAGACGCGAGAACAAGAATCTCGCCGACGAGATCCACGAACTCACCGACCAACTCAGTGAGGGCGGAAGAAGTGTGCACGAGGTCGAGAAGGCCAAGCGCCGTCTTGAGATGGAAAAAGAGGAGCTCCAGGCTGCTCTGGAAGAGGCTGAAAGCTCTCTTGAGCAGGAGGAAGCTAAAGTCATGCGTGCTCAACTTGAGATCGCCACTGTCAGAACCGAGATTGACAGACGTCTCCAAGAGAAAGAAGAGGAATTCGACAAcaccagacgcaaccaccagcGTGCCCTTGATTCCATGCAAGCTAGTCTGGAGGCTGAGGCCAAGGGTAAGGCTGAGGCCATGAGGATCAGGAAGAAGCTGGAGCAAGACATTAACGAATTGGAGGTCGCCCTTGATGCCGCCAACCGCGCCAAGGCTGATCTGGAGAAGAACGTCAAACGCTACCAGCAGCAGATCAGAGTACGTGTTCATCCTACCTGTATCTTATTcagttgaattatttttaataaaaaatacttctTATGAGTGATATGAATTAATTATACTTGATTTATTTCTTTAGGAAATGCAAGTCTCCATTGAAGATGAGCAGCGTTCCCATAGCGAAGCACGTGAAGCCTACGCCATGTCTGAGCGCCGCTGCATGATTCTGCAGGGTGAGGTAGAGGAGATGCGTTCCTCTATTGAATCCGCTGAAAGAGCAAGAAAATCCGCTGAGACTGAGCTGCACGAGGCTAATGACCGTGTCAATGAGCTCGCTGCTCAGGTCACCTCCCTGCAGGCACAGAAGAGAAAGCTGGAGGGAGACGTCCAGGCAATGCAGGTAAGCTACGTTTTCTGAAAAACATACTTTGACCTAAATTTTACCATCTTAAGCGTCATAGCTTGAATTCGATCATGACAAAACTTatacataaatttatatttgCAGACCGATCTTGAGGAGATGAACAATGAAATCAGAGCTGCTGATGACAAGGCCAAGAAAGCAATGGCCGAGGCCGGCCATCTTGCTGAGGAACTCCGCGCCGAGCAGGAACACAGCAACCAAATCGAGAAATTCCGCAAGGGACTCGAACACCAAATCAAGGAACTCCAGGTCCGCTTGGACGAGGCCGAGGCATCCGCCCTCAAGGGAGGCAAGAAGATGATTGCCAAGCTCGAGAACAGAGTAAGATCatcttcaataaaaaaaaacaggcgTGATTTAAGTCTTAATTTATGCATTATACTGGTATTCTAAGTAAGCAATATTTATACTATTCTTACTTCAGGTGAGAGAACTCGAGAGCGAGTTGGACAGCGAACAGCGCCGTCACGCTGAGACCCAGAAGAACGCTCGCAAGGCCGACCGCCGCCTCAAAGAACTTGCCTTCCAGGCTGATGAGGACAAAAAGAACCAGGAACGCCTCCAGGAGCTCATTGAGAAACTGCAGTCAAAGGTCCTCACCTACAAGCGCCAAGTGGAGGAAGCCGTGAGTATTTCATTTCACAAAACTTTGATAGACAccaaaatatctaaaataatctACAGACTTTCTGTTATATTATCGTGATCTTTATATTCATCACTGGTGTTTGTAGGAGGAAATTGCCGCCGTCAACCTGGCTAAATACCGCAAGGTACAGCACGAGCTTGAAGACGCCGAGGAGCGCGCCGACAGCGCCGAGACCTCCATGTCCAAACTGCGCGCCAAGAGCCGCAGCTCCACCTCTGTACAGAGGACCACCACCGTTTCCTCCAAATCCATGGTCAGTAATCTAAATCTATCAGTTcgtttaactttattttttcctttaaatcCACCATTAGTATCCTTGAAAACGGAATATATCTATCGCTATTTGTTCACTACttggaattgaaaaaaaatcaagcacATGAAttgtgcaaaaataaaatccctttttatatgtatatgaaaattcttatttgtctattttttcttcttttacagTCCAGAATCGAATAAACGAATCTCGGACCATAGGAAAGGACTCTCAATGAAAGCCCCTTACCAAACACCCGTTCAACGAGGAACAATCGGAAGGCGTAACATCTCTCTCCTTCTTCTGTCGCAAACATGCTCCGCAAGGAGCCGTGAAATTCGTCCAACAGCGAATTGATGTGTTGTTTGTGATTTAGACAATTAACTATTTATTGTGTGTTATTTATTGACTGATTGTTCCGTCTTTGGACAACGATCATCAAAACGGAATAGCAGCCAATCAGATGCGGCTGTTCTGTTTTGTGATACTTACAGtaaataaattattgtattgTATCTGCAATCAAatgtctttgttttatttttgatttaccGAAGAGGTCTAGGTTGAATGGAAGTTATTGACCATAATAAACTATAGAtccatattttgaaaatctcaGCTAAAATTGtgacatacattgtacatgaatGCTGAGTATTATAAAATGGATATACGTtcacattgaatatttttatattaatacaaTAATACATTCCCCACAAAAACTTAATTCTCTGACAGCACAATAAGCAAACCTGAAATATGAGTAGCAAGAGGGACATCTTTATGCATCATGCTCGAAGCATCGCTTTGTATAGTAATGGAAAAAGGGTCAGACATCTACGAATCTATTATTCTCATTGATACCCTTCAATATCATTTCTGTCACAGTtatagaaaagtgaaaaagacaatttttattgcaaatatgaCTTTCACATGTTTTATTTGAGTAAAAGGTATATCTAAtcggaaaaaaaaacaaatggtgGCCAGTTTATCCATGATTGGTAAAGCAAAACTTTCtcattcatttttctttaagcGTAAATCTTCTTCATAAGTATCAGatgttaatatatatcttttaactacataatattttcaataatatctCCCATCCAAATTGCACACATACATGTTTAGAGCGTAGGCCAAAAGGCTGCAGTATTTCCGTGAGGTTTCCTGTGATCAAACTATTTCTACTTTAGAGCTAAGAAAGAAATAATAACAATTATAGGGCAATCCAATGGACAATCTGCTTATTTTAACAACTATTTTATGACACTGCCATTTCAGACTAAACAGAAAATAACGTATAAAATTGTATGACTTTTATATAACATGTTATCTTTAATGAATTTgctctcaaaataaaaaatatctaaattttagTTTGGGGTAactaaaaatattcattttttaagctGAAATCTTAAAGTTATTTTTGATTAATTGATTTTCTCTGATGATCATGTAAGAATTGTATCTGAATTCTACGAGGTTGGCAAATTAAGCGCATATTTAAGTGGaactaaaaaaattgttgacctTTTCTAAAAATGTTGGTAAACCTAGCTTCTTCGATTTGCAACTAATGACAGGACATTCATAGGTTTTCTTTTTTGTACTCCAGATGAATGATTTTCTTACCCGAATTTTGTTCTTCAATCAGCAATTGTTGACTTGCaaagcaaaaaattaaattaatcaaaGATGGTTTTAAACATGCAGTTCAGACTTCAGCTACTATTAATGCTTTCGATAACATACTAGTTTAACTCTGATATCcactattttttctttataatttattttataaatgcaaACTATAATTTCTTGCTAGAagcaaaaaagattttttattactAACGGGGTTAgtaacaacaaaattaaataatactcTTCAACAAGTCTACActatatttaaaattcttaaaaaagaaaaataaaacaagaaatttcttttattttaagcccaaaaattaaaatgaaatttaaatgattacctaaaacattgaattttaaCACCTTGACTGCTATCATCGCTGTTGCCTGTCATATTTCCAAATATACgtgtagttttgtttttttcgatatatgcattCAGGTGCCAAATTAAAAGTATgtatttttttgcttttcacgatatatcttaattgaaaacaaacattttttcaaagaattttgaaaagaTCTAGATAGATAGATTCAGTATTTCTTACGCTTTTTAAcgtaaaatagaaatatttttaaaccttCTGTTCCTGAGAATTTATATATGTTACCATTTCCAAAGTAAGATTTTTCGGCTTGTCTTTTACAAAAGATGTAAGTAAGGCCTAGAATCCTTAATTTATCTTAATGGTGTGTTTGAAATaccaaattttacaaatgagaTGACAAAAAAACTAGTTCTGTGCAAAATGACATACTTTTGGCACCTGGGTGTATATATAATAAGAATTAACGTTTTATAGTTTAGTCTGGCTTCCATAAGAACTGGTTCTCAGACTTAATTACAACCAGTTTAATAACTACGTGTCATTAACTTGAGCACAGTTTTTGTTCCATTCAAATCGattatgttttaacaaaaatatatttttatatgtaaatcataAGTAATTTTGGTTTTCTgcttatataaagatatattataGTAACTTTATAGATATATTACCTGGTTATCTATAAAATGCCAACCATTCGAATTTGTTTAGGTACGGTTTAACAAAATTCTGACATTTTTGACGTCAACATGGACGGGAActcgaaaaaagaaaagatagcTGCTGCTAGAAAAAAGGTACCATGATCGCTCTCAATCACCCAGTagtaaattaataataaataacatgttGCTACTGTTTGATTAGTGTATTGCAATCAACAATAATTGTGT from Crassostrea angulata isolate pt1a10 chromosome 7, ASM2561291v2, whole genome shotgun sequence includes:
- the LOC128192852 gene encoding myosin heavy chain, striated muscle-like isoform X3; translated protein: MAAFDPNDPDMKYLAVDRKALMKEQTVPFDGKKMCWVPDEKEGFLAAEIQSTKGDEITVKTIEGNENRTVKKDDIQQMNPPKYEKIDDMANMTYLNEASVLHNLRSRYKSMLIYTYSGLFCVAVNPYKRLPIYGQALVDKYRGKRKTEMPPHLYAVADNAYQFMVQDRENQSMLITGESGAGKTENTKKVIQYFALVAAGQQKKDEEEKPKEEKKGSLEDQIVQANPVLEAYGNAKTVRNNNSSRFGKFVRIHFGPTGKIAGADIETYLLEKSRVTYQQTVERNYHIFYQLLSNAIPELNEKMLVSPDPALYSFINQGALTADGIDDVEEMKITDEAFDVLGFTNEEKTSMYKCTASIMHMGEMTFKQKGEQAEVDGTAEPEKVAFLLGINAGDFLKCLLKPKVKVGTEFVVKGQNKEQVINSIGALAKSLYDRMFNWLVKRVNKTLDTKAKRNYYIGVLDIAGFEIFEFNSFEQLCINYTNERLQQFFNHHMFVLEQEEYKKEGIQWEFIDFGMDLAACIELIEKPMGILSILEEECMFPKADDKSFKDKLYSNHMGKSPNFGKPGKSPRPGIPAPDFSLGHYAGSVGYNISNWLEKNKDPINENVVTLLSASKEHLVKELFQAPPVEEGGGGKKKKKSSAFQTISAVHRESLNKLMKNLYSTHPHFVRCIIPNEMKQSGMIDAALVLNQLQCNGVLEGIRICRKGFPSRVIYSEFKQRYSILAPNAVPQGFVDGKAVSEKVLLALQLDPAEYRLGNTKVFFKAGVLGMLEEMRDERLSAIISGFQAHIRGYLMRKQYKKLQDQRTALAMIQRNIRKWLVLRNWQWWKLYAKVKPMLNVARAEEEMKKKLEEMHKMEEELKKTSEIKKKLEEQNVDLMEQKNRIYIELQAEQDRIAEFEERLEKFITDKAEMESQLKEYEDRLLDEEDAAAELEGIKKKMEAENDELKKDIEDLETTLAKAEQEKQTKDNQIKTLTDEMQQQDEQIAKLNKDKKAMDEAHKKTLADLQAEEDKCNHLNKLKQKLEQTLDEMEDNLEREKKIRGDVEKAKRKLEQDLKSTQGAVEDLERVKRELEEAGKKKDNEINSLNSRIEDEQGINAGLQRKIKELNARIEELEEELEAERAARAKAEKQRIELGRELDELSERLDEAGGATAAQIDLNKKREQELLKLRRDLEEQTLAGEAQVAALRKKQQDMSNEMADQIDQLNKAKAKLEKDKKDLKRELDDMQSQLQHVIKQKQSAEKVSKQLESQLSEANSRIDEANRIIADLNSGKSRLQSEAADLTRQLEEAESRVGQLTKEKSSLASQLDEAKRSIEEESRIRQKMQSEVRNLTADLDSLREQFEEEQESKAEVQRQLSKAHNEVQMWRSKCESGGGASAEAVEELRRRMQAKLNEAEQNLEAANAKISQLEKVKLRMGQEMEDLVIEVERANSNANNLEKKQRAYDKTVQEWQSKVKSLEIEIDNAHKETRSFSAETFRLKAQFEESVDTIESLRRENKNLADEIHELTDQLSEGGRSVHEVEKAKRRLEMEKEELQAALEEAESSLEQEEAKVMRAQLEIATVRTEIDRRLQEKEEEFDNTRRNHQRALDSMQASLEAEAKGKAEAMRIRKKLEQDINELEVALDAANRAKADLEKNVKRYQQQIREMQVSIEDEQRSHSEAREAYAMSERRCMILQGEVEEMRSSIESAERARKSAETELHEANDRVNELAAQVTSLQAQKRKLEGDVQAMQTDLEEMNNEIRAADDKAKKAMAEAGHLAEELRAEQEHSNQIEKFRKGLEHQIKELQVRLDEAEASALKGGKKMIAKLENRVRELESELDSEQRRHAETQKNARKADRRLKELAFQADEDKKNQERLQELIEKLQSKVLTYKRQVEEAEEIAAVNLAKYRKVQHELEDAEERADSAETSMSKLRAKSRSSTSVQRTTTVSSKSMSRIE
- the LOC128192852 gene encoding myosin heavy chain, striated muscle-like isoform X2 is translated as MAAFDPNDPDMKYLAVDRKALMKEQTVPFDGKKMCWVPDEKEGFLAAEIQSTKGDEITVKTIEGNENRTVKKDDIQQMNPPKYEKIDDMANMTYLNEASVLHNLRSRYKSMLIYTYSGLFCVAVNPYKRLPIYGQALVDKYRGKRKTEMPPHLYAVADNAYQFMVQDRENQSMLITGESGAGKTENTKKVIQYFALVAAGQQKKDEEEKPKEEKKGSLEDQIVQANPVLEAYGNAKTVRNNNSSRFGKFVRIHFGPTGKIAGADIETYLLEKSRVTYQQTVERNYHIFYQLLSNAIPELNEVLLVSPDPGLYSFINQGALTVDGIDDVEEMKMTDEAFDVLGFTNEEKTSMYKCTASIMHMGEMTFKQKGEQAEVDGTAEPEKVAFLLGINAGDFLKCLLKPKVKVGTEFVVKGQNKEQVINSIGALAKSLYDRMFNWLVKRVNKTLDTKAKRNYYIGVLDIAGFEIFEFNSFEQLCINYTNERLQQFFNHHMFVLEQEEYKKEGIQWEFIDFGMDLAACIELIEKPMGILSILEEECMFPKADDKSFKDKLYSNHMGKSPNFGKPGKSPRPGIPAPDFSLGHYAGSVGYNISNWLEKNKDPINENVVTLLSASKEHLVKELFQAPPVEEGGGGKKKKKSSAFQTISAVHRESLNKLMKNLYSTHPHFVRCIIPNEMKQSGMIDAALVLNQLQCNGVLEGIRICRKGFPSRVIYSEFKQRYSILAPNAVPQGFVDGKAVSEKVLLALQLDPAEYRLGNTKVFFKAGVLGMLEEMRDERLSAIISGFQAHIRGYLMRKQYKKLQDQRTALAMIQRNIRKWLVLRNWQWWKLYAKVKPMLNVARAEEEMKKKLEEMHKMEEELKKTSEIKKKLEEQNVDLMEQKNRIYIELQAEQDRIAEFEERLEKFITDKAEMESQLKEYEDRLLDEEDAAAELEGIKKKMEAENDELKKDIEDLETTLAKAEQEKQTKDNQIKTLTDEMQQQDEQIAKLNKDKKAMDEAHKKTLADLQAEEDKCNHLNKLKQKLEQTLDEMEDNLEREKKIRGDVEKAKRKLEQDLKSTQGAVEDLERVKRELEEAGKKKDNEINSLNSRIEDEQGINAGLQRKIKELNARIEELEEELEAERAARAKAEKQRIELGRELDELSERLDEAGGATAAQIDLNKKREQELLKLRRDLEEQTLAGEAQVAALRKKQQDMSNEMADQIDQLNKAKAKLEKDKKDLKRELDDMQSQLQHVIKQKQSAEKVSKQLESQLSEANSRIDEANRIIADLNSGKSRLQSEAADLTRQLEEAESRVGQLTKEKSSLASQLDEAKRSIEEESRIRQKMQSEVRNLTADLDSLREQFEEEQESKAEVQRQLSKAHNEVQMWRSKCESGGGASAEAVEELRRRMQAKLNEAEQNLEAANAKISQLEKVKLRMGQEMEDLVIEVERANSNANNLEKKQRAYDKTVQEWQSKVKSLEIEIDNAHKETRSFSAETFRLKAQFEESVDTIESLRRENKNLADEIHELTDQLSEGGRSVHEVEKAKRRLEMEKEELQAALEEAESSLEQEEAKVMRAQLEIATVRTEIDRRLQEKEEEFDNTRRNHQRALDSMQASLEAEAKGKAEAMRIRKKLEQDINELEVALDAANRAKADLEKNVKRYQQQIREMQVSIEDEQRSHSEAREAYAMSERRCMILQGEVEEMRSSIESAERARKSAETELHEANDRVNELAAQVTSLQAQKRKLEGDVQAMQTDLEEMNNEIRAADDKAKKAMAEAGHLAEELRAEQEHSNQIEKFRKGLEHQIKELQVRLDEAEASALKGGKKMIAKLENRVRELESELDSEQRRHAETQKNARKADRRLKELAFQADEDKKNQERLQELIEKLQSKVLTYKRQVEEAEEIAAVNLAKYRKVQHELEDAEERADSAETSMSKLRAKSRSSTSVQRTTTVSSKSMSRIE
- the LOC128192852 gene encoding myosin heavy chain, striated muscle-like isoform X4, whose product is MAAFDPNDPDMKYLAVDRKALMKEQTVPFDGKKMCWVPDEKEGFLAAEIQSTKGDEITVKTIEGNENRTVKKDDIQQMNPPKYEKIDDMANMTYLNEASVLHNLRSRYKSMLIYTYSGLFCVAVNPYKRLPIYGQALVDKYRGKRKTEMPPHLYAVADNAYQFMVQDRENQSMLITGESGAGKTENTKKVIQYFALVAAGQQKKDEEEKPKEEKKGSLEDQIVQANPVLEAYGNAKTVRNNNSSRFGKFVRIHFGPTGKIAGADIETYLLEKSRVTYQQTVERNYHIFYQLLSNAIPELNEVLLVSPDPGLYSFINQGALTVDGIDDVEEMKMTDEAFDVLGFTNEEKTSMYKCTASIMHMGEMTFKQKGEQAEVDGTAEPEKVAFLLGINAGDFLKCLLKPKVKVGTEFVVKGQNKEQVINSIGALAKSLYDRMFNWLVKRVNKTLDTKAKRNYYIGVLDIAGFEIFEFNSFEQLCINYTNERLQQFFNHHMFVLEQEEYKKEGIQWEFIDFGMDLAACIELIEKPMGILSILEEECMFPKADDKSFKDKLYSNHMGKSPNFGKPGKSPRPGIPAPDFSLGHYAGSVGYNISNWLEKNKDPINENVVTLLSASKEHLVKELFQAPPVEEGGGGKKKKKSSAFQTISAVHRESLNKLMKNLYSTHPHFVRCIIPNEMKQSGMIDAALVLNQLQCNGVLEGIRICRKGFPSRVIYSEFKQRYSILAPNAVPQGFVDGKAVSEKVLLALQLDPAEYRLGNTKVFFKAGVLGMLEEMRDERLSAIISGFQAHIRGYLMRKQYKKLQDQRTALAMIQRNIRKWLVLRNWQWWKLYAKVKPMLNVARAEEEMKKKLEEMHKMEEELKKTSEIKKKLEEQNVDLMEQKNRIYIELQAEQDRIAEFEERLEKFITDKAEMESQLKEYEDRLLDEEDAAAELEGIKKKMEAENDELKKDIEDLETTLAKAEQEKQTKDNQIKTLTDEMQQQDEQIAKLNKDKKAMDEAHKKTLADLQAEEDKCNHLNKLKQKLEQTLDEMEDNLEREKKIRGDVEKAKRKLEQDLKSTQGAVEDLERVKRELEEAGKKKDNEINSLNSRIEDEQGINAGLQRKIKELNARIEELEEELEAERAARAKAEKQRIELGRELDELSERLDEAGGATAAQIDLNKKREQELLKLRRDLEEQTLAGEAQVAALRKKQQDMSNEMADQIDQLNKAKAKALKDAAQMKVELDDLHAQISIVNKNKQSAEKVSKQLESQLSEANSRIDEANRIIADLNSGKSRLQSEAADLTRQLEEAESRVGQLTKEKSSLASQLDEAKRSIEEESRIRQKMQSEVRNLTADLDSLREQFEEEQESKAEVQRQLSKAHNEVQMWRSKCESGGGASAEAVEELRRRMQAKLNEAEQNLEAANAKISQLEKVKLRMGQEMEDLVIEVERANSNANNLEKKQRAYDKTVQEWQSKVKSLEIEIDNAHKETRSFSAETFRLKAQFEESVDTIESLRRENKNLADEIHELTDQLSEGGRSVHEVEKAKRRLEMEKEELQAALEEAESSLEQEEAKVMRAQLEIATVRTEIDRRLQEKEEEFDNTRRNHQRALDSMQASLEAEAKGKAEAMRIRKKLEQDINELEVALDAANRAKADLEKNVKRYQQQIREMQVSIEDEQRSHSEAREAYAMSERRCMILQGEVEEMRSSIESAERARKSAETELHEANDRVNELAAQVTSLQAQKRKLEGDVQAMQTDLEEMNNEIRAADDKAKKAMAEAGHLAEELRAEQEHSNQIEKFRKGLEHQIKELQVRLDEAEASALKGGKKMIAKLENRVRELESELDSEQRRHAETQKNARKADRRLKELAFQADEDKKNQERLQELIEKLQSKVLTYKRQVEEAEEIAAVNLAKYRKVQHELEDAEERADSAETSMSKLRAKSRSSTSVQRTTTVSSKSMSRIE